A stretch of the Ochrobactrum sp. BTU1 genome encodes the following:
- a CDS encoding alpha/beta hydrolase encodes MTTLGISALLIGFVVFFPSAVSLERAARMTITASPASFASVNGIEMYYRVVGKGPPILLIHGGLSDQHVWDAQLPILARDHMVIVADSRGQGRSTRTTEPLTYELMADDYVALLDYLHVNKVDLVGWSDGGIIGIDIAIRYPERLKSLFAQAANVTPEGSTGYALARAEGKPIPELRHYSSIDKEIHALWANEPNYTAEDLSKIDVRTAIVIGDRDTAITREHTEFIADHIPGAQLVILPDSGHGVPAENPRLYAKTVLKFIAGNRLDAPLTASK; translated from the coding sequence ATGACTACACTCGGAATCTCAGCGCTGCTCATTGGGTTTGTTGTCTTCTTCCCGTCCGCCGTTTCTCTTGAAAGGGCAGCACGTATGACCATCACAGCCTCACCAGCCAGCTTTGCCAGCGTTAACGGCATCGAAATGTACTACCGTGTTGTGGGCAAGGGACCGCCAATACTGCTGATCCATGGTGGGCTTTCTGACCAGCATGTCTGGGATGCGCAGCTGCCTATTCTGGCGCGTGATCATATGGTGATTGTCGCAGACAGTCGTGGTCAGGGCCGCTCGACACGAACGACCGAGCCACTCACCTATGAGTTGATGGCAGATGATTATGTTGCCCTGCTCGACTATCTGCACGTTAACAAGGTCGATCTTGTTGGCTGGAGCGATGGCGGCATTATCGGCATCGATATTGCCATCCGCTATCCTGAGCGACTGAAAAGCCTGTTCGCACAGGCTGCAAACGTCACACCGGAAGGTTCAACCGGCTATGCGCTGGCGCGCGCCGAAGGAAAGCCAATTCCCGAACTCCGCCACTACAGCAGCATCGATAAGGAAATTCATGCGCTTTGGGCGAATGAGCCGAATTACACCGCAGAAGATCTTTCAAAAATCGATGTTCGGACAGCAATCGTTATCGGCGACCGGGACACCGCAATTACCCGCGAACATACTGAGTTTATTGCAGATCATATACCTGGAGCGCAGCTGGTCATATTGCCCGATTCCGGTCATGGCGTTCCGGCCGAAAACCCACGCCTTTATGCGAAAACGGTTCTGAAGTTCATTGCGGGCAATAGGCTGGACGCACCGCTAACTGCCAGCAAATAA
- a CDS encoding C40 family peptidase yields MSILDRRLNAYRPDLADERLSGQVAAGRFTAGTLMHVSDSVVDLRAEPRPDSGPQTQIIFGDTVRVFEEQDGWCWVQAERDGYTGYVSAASLEKPVDDATHMVIVPRTFVYPGNDLRFPHTKALSLGSRVRIVGTSEKRGTEYALLESGEALIAKHFAPLSDHAHDFVSVAETLLHTPYLWGGTSGFGIDCSGLVQLSMWVAGRKVLRDSDMQENTLGEIVEPDTDYSNLKRGDLVFWKGHVAICASPDMLIHASGHTMTVTLEPLKDAIKRIAYLYDLPTLIRRP; encoded by the coding sequence GTGAGCATACTCGATCGCCGTTTGAACGCCTACCGTCCCGATCTCGCCGATGAACGGCTGAGTGGTCAGGTGGCAGCAGGTCGCTTTACGGCTGGCACGCTGATGCATGTTTCCGATTCGGTTGTCGACCTGCGCGCAGAACCACGCCCCGATAGCGGACCACAGACGCAGATCATCTTTGGCGACACAGTACGCGTTTTTGAAGAGCAGGACGGTTGGTGCTGGGTTCAGGCTGAACGCGACGGCTATACCGGATATGTCTCCGCAGCATCACTGGAGAAGCCGGTTGATGATGCGACGCATATGGTCATCGTTCCGCGCACGTTCGTCTATCCCGGTAATGATCTTCGATTCCCGCATACAAAAGCATTGTCACTCGGTTCGCGCGTGCGAATCGTCGGCACCTCTGAAAAACGTGGCACCGAATATGCACTGCTTGAGAGCGGTGAAGCGTTAATTGCCAAGCATTTCGCGCCTTTGAGCGACCATGCCCACGATTTCGTTTCGGTAGCCGAAACACTCCTGCATACGCCTTATCTCTGGGGTGGGACTTCAGGCTTCGGGATCGATTGCTCCGGTCTTGTCCAGCTTTCGATGTGGGTCGCAGGTCGCAAGGTCCTGCGCGATTCGGACATGCAGGAAAACACGCTCGGTGAAATCGTCGAACCCGACACAGACTATTCTAATCTCAAGCGCGGCGATCTGGTCTTCTGGAAGGGTCATGTCGCAATTTGTGCCTCACCTGACATGCTGATCCATGCCAGCGGCCATACGATGACCGTAACGCTCGAGCCTCTCAAGGATGCAATCAAGCGCATCGCTTATCTCTATGACCTGCCGACTCTGATCAGAAGGCCCTGA
- a CDS encoding MarR family transcriptional regulator: protein MPVELKPLQALTLLRTLSLAQVQDEMPDLTTRQAAILLTIYLETPPHTVRGLAAKLNVTKPVITRALDTMGTLDLVSRHRDEKDRRNVLVKRTVTGALYVERLGDLVIARARELPL, encoded by the coding sequence ATGCCCGTTGAACTGAAGCCTTTGCAGGCACTGACATTGCTGAGAACGCTTTCACTGGCACAGGTGCAGGATGAAATGCCTGACCTGACCACGCGGCAAGCGGCTATCCTTCTGACAATTTATCTGGAAACACCCCCGCATACCGTGCGAGGGCTGGCAGCCAAGCTGAATGTCACCAAGCCGGTGATAACGCGTGCGCTCGACACGATGGGAACGCTCGATCTCGTATCCCGGCATCGTGATGAAAAAGATCGTAGAAATGTGCTAGTAAAGAGAACAGTCACTGGCGCACTTTATGTCGAAAGACTAGGCGATCTTGTGATTGCCAGAGCCAGGGAGTTACCGTTGTGA
- a CDS encoding leucyl aminopeptidase family protein, with amino-acid sequence MTVEIVAAKSADSRPIWFIGKNKIEQTALTSDVQAWAKANDFNGESGRILVLPGKDGTIAGALFGTGDDDQGGQSQLLAGKLARGLPEGDWHIENKPDHAELVTLAFLMGGYSFTRYRKGSDKTIRLAVPAGVNAAETQHIADAVTLARDLINTPTNDMGPDALEQAARDLASRNGAKVSTIEGDALLKQNFPMIHAVGRAGSIAPRLIDLTWGKDSDPKITLVGKGVCFDTGGLDIKPASGMLLMKKDMGGAANVLGLASIIMNAKLPVRLRVLIPAVENSIAGNAFRPSDILQSRKGLSVEIGNTDAEGRLVLADALTLADQEEPDLIIDMATLTGAARVALGPDLPPFYTHDDALAAAIAEKADETADPLWRMPLWAPYAQKLSSRVADINNVTTDGFAGSVTAALFLSRFVEKAKNWAHFDIYGWVPVEKPASPVGGEAQAIRALYALLKHKYPAK; translated from the coding sequence ATGACCGTTGAGATCGTAGCCGCAAAATCAGCAGACAGCCGCCCAATCTGGTTCATCGGAAAGAATAAGATCGAGCAGACAGCGCTGACATCCGATGTTCAGGCTTGGGCCAAGGCCAATGATTTTAACGGGGAATCCGGTCGTATTCTGGTACTTCCCGGCAAAGACGGCACGATTGCCGGTGCTTTGTTTGGCACAGGTGATGACGACCAGGGCGGTCAATCGCAATTGCTCGCCGGAAAATTGGCGCGCGGCCTCCCCGAAGGCGACTGGCATATCGAAAATAAGCCAGACCACGCAGAACTGGTAACTCTCGCCTTCTTGATGGGCGGCTATAGCTTCACGCGCTATCGCAAGGGCAGCGACAAAACTATCCGTCTGGCGGTGCCGGCAGGCGTCAACGCCGCTGAAACACAGCATATTGCCGATGCCGTAACGCTTGCACGCGATCTTATCAACACGCCGACCAATGACATGGGACCAGATGCGCTGGAACAGGCTGCGCGCGATCTTGCTTCCAGGAATGGCGCAAAGGTCAGCACGATTGAAGGCGATGCGCTGCTGAAACAAAACTTCCCGATGATCCATGCGGTTGGTCGCGCAGGCAGCATTGCGCCGCGCCTCATTGATCTCACTTGGGGCAAGGATAGTGATCCGAAGATCACCCTCGTCGGCAAGGGGGTATGTTTCGACACTGGCGGTCTCGATATCAAGCCAGCGAGCGGCATGTTGCTCATGAAGAAGGATATGGGCGGCGCTGCCAATGTGCTGGGCCTTGCGTCGATCATCATGAATGCAAAACTCCCGGTTCGACTGCGCGTGCTTATCCCGGCAGTTGAAAACTCGATCGCGGGTAATGCATTCCGCCCAAGCGACATTCTGCAAAGCCGCAAGGGCTTGAGCGTCGAAATTGGCAATACCGATGCGGAAGGCCGTCTCGTTCTGGCCGATGCGCTGACGCTGGCCGACCAAGAAGAGCCGGATCTCATCATCGATATGGCAACACTGACCGGTGCTGCCCGTGTGGCGCTTGGTCCTGATCTGCCGCCTTTCTATACGCATGACGATGCGCTTGCAGCAGCCATTGCAGAAAAGGCTGACGAGACGGCTGATCCGCTCTGGCGTATGCCGCTGTGGGCGCCCTACGCGCAAAAACTTTCATCGCGCGTGGCGGACATCAACAATGTTACGACTGACGGCTTTGCTGGATCTGTGACCGCTGCACTGTTTCTGAGCCGCTTTGTCGAGAAGGCGAAGAACTGGGCACATTTCGATATTTATGGTTGGGTGCCGGTCGAAAAGCCTGCCTCGCCTGTCGGTGGTGAAGCGCAGGCCATCCGCGCGCTCTATGCGCTTCTCAAGCATAAATATCCCGCAAAATGA
- a CDS encoding Flp family type IVb pilin, with protein sequence MPALMTRFFKNRSGAAMIECTLIGALAVIAVISGMALFAGKPASAFDYKAAQIQMTERN encoded by the coding sequence ATGCCGGCTTTGATGACGCGCTTTTTTAAAAACAGATCGGGTGCAGCGATGATCGAATGCACACTCATCGGTGCGCTTGCTGTTATCGCCGTCATTAGTGGCATGGCGCTTTTCGCTGGAAAGCCTGCTTCCGCTTTTGATTACAAGGCCGCACAGATCCAGATGACTGAACGAAACTAA